Proteins from a genomic interval of bacterium:
- a CDS encoding M20/M25/M40 family metallo-hydrolase: protein MAVDGLDSVFEHIEKNTEKIVSDLQELCRQPSVSTIGEGIEEMSALIHERLERTGFQAIRHRTAGHPIVTGALSEAGEKTLLFYNHYDVQPPEPLEEWTSPPFEARVVDGHVIARGATDNKGNIMSRLAAFEAFLAVRGELPCSVKYIVEGEEEIGSRSLEPFILENGELLAADGCIWEDTFREDVPVLSLGNKGLCYLELTCRTANVDFHSSHAQIYENAGWRLVQALSSMKGTDEKVLVEGFYDDVAPLTEKEEELVRRMKPYDGESRKKKFELRRFVFDLPDEELPRRHLTNPSFNIAGLDAGYTGEGVKTIVAGRSRAKLDCRLVVDQDPEKIRDCVRRHLDKHGFGDIDVKLLFRSCPAKSDPESATVKACFEASRRVYGADPVINPFGSGSTPTWMVIRHLGMPLVSTGVGYITARTHSANENLKISHLIEGAKYMAAICEAFGSGGK from the coding sequence ATGGCTGTTGATGGCCTCGATTCCGTGTTCGAGCACATCGAGAAAAATACGGAAAAAATTGTGTCCGATTTGCAGGAGCTTTGCCGGCAGCCGAGCGTTTCCACCATCGGGGAAGGCATCGAGGAGATGTCGGCGCTGATTCACGAGCGCTTGGAGCGCACGGGTTTTCAGGCCATCCGCCACCGGACGGCGGGCCATCCGATTGTCACCGGCGCGCTTTCGGAGGCGGGCGAGAAAACCCTGTTGTTCTACAACCATTACGACGTGCAGCCCCCCGAACCCCTGGAGGAGTGGACGAGCCCTCCCTTTGAGGCGCGGGTGGTGGACGGTCATGTCATCGCGCGCGGGGCCACCGACAACAAGGGAAACATCATGAGCCGCCTGGCGGCCTTCGAGGCGTTCCTGGCGGTTCGCGGGGAGCTCCCGTGCTCGGTGAAATACATCGTTGAAGGCGAAGAGGAAATCGGCAGCCGTTCTCTTGAGCCTTTCATTCTGGAGAACGGGGAACTCCTCGCGGCGGACGGGTGTATCTGGGAAGACACGTTTCGCGAGGATGTCCCGGTTCTCTCCCTGGGGAACAAAGGGCTTTGCTATCTGGAACTCACCTGCCGGACGGCCAACGTGGATTTTCACAGCAGCCATGCCCAGATCTACGAGAATGCCGGCTGGCGGCTCGTCCAGGCGCTCTCGAGCATGAAGGGAACGGATGAAAAAGTGCTCGTGGAGGGATTTTACGACGACGTCGCGCCGCTGACTGAAAAAGAGGAGGAACTTGTGCGGCGAATGAAGCCCTATGACGGAGAGAGCAGGAAGAAGAAATTTGAACTGCGCCGCTTCGTCTTCGATCTTCCCGACGAAGAGCTGCCCCGCCGTCATCTGACGAATCCCTCTTTCAATATTGCGGGGCTGGACGCGGGATATACGGGGGAAGGGGTAAAGACCATCGTCGCAGGAAGGTCGCGTGCGAAGCTGGACTGCCGTTTGGTGGTGGATCAGGATCCGGAGAAAATCCGCGATTGCGTCCGGCGGCATCTGGACAAACATGGTTTCGGGGACATTGACGTGAAACTTCTTTTTCGGTCCTGTCCCGCGAAAAGCGATCCGGAGAGCGCCACCGTCAAGGCGTGCTTCGAAGCTTCCCGCCGGGTGTACGGGGCGGACCCCGTGATCAATCCCTTTGGCAGCGGAAGCACCCCGACCTGGATGGTCATCCGCCACCTGGGGATGCCGCTCGTCAGCACCGGGGTGGGGTACATCACCGCGCGCACCCACAGCGCCAACGAAAACCTCAAGATTTCTCACCTGATTGAGGGAGCAAAATACATGGCCGCCATCTGTGAGGCGTTTGGTTCCGGGGGGAAATGA
- a CDS encoding alpha/beta hydrolase, protein MSKAVTRASWFAYFPNDYRWSAAFVMLSSITNWGGASFGELDQAGRQLAKKVGDDNHWFHEWTKIGDRMRDLARSAERKKNNFTAAGLYKRACMYYQAGERMRTPKDKKANDVYRRSLACFRKFAQLTDGPKIEHVEIPFEKGKKLPALFVHAENTKKKRPPAVVFFDGFDITKEIQYCMGVEDLVRRGISVLIVDAPGNGESIRFRNLYLRHDHEVAGAAALDYLEKRKDVNGNRVGVMAISLGGYYAPRNASMEKRFKACLAWGAIWDYEDTWKKRIAAGYKTALSVPGHHLTWIFNVKTTEEALVKLKGFKLQGVVQKMKCPFLLVHGEDDQQQNLSIAKKLYNAVGSKDKTLRVFTGKEGGAQHCHMDNLALAVPYMHDWLKEKLKA, encoded by the coding sequence ATGTCGAAAGCTGTCACAAGAGCATCATGGTTCGCGTATTTTCCCAATGACTACCGCTGGTCGGCCGCGTTCGTCATGCTCTCTTCGATCACGAACTGGGGCGGCGCCTCATTCGGCGAACTCGATCAGGCGGGCCGCCAGCTTGCGAAAAAGGTGGGGGACGACAACCACTGGTTCCACGAGTGGACCAAGATAGGCGACCGGATGCGCGATCTGGCCCGGTCTGCGGAGCGGAAGAAAAACAATTTCACCGCCGCCGGCCTCTACAAGCGGGCCTGTATGTATTATCAGGCGGGGGAGCGCATGCGCACCCCGAAGGACAAAAAAGCCAACGATGTCTACCGCCGCTCGCTCGCCTGCTTCCGGAAATTCGCCCAACTCACCGATGGCCCGAAGATTGAGCACGTCGAGATCCCCTTCGAGAAGGGGAAAAAACTTCCCGCTCTTTTCGTCCACGCCGAGAACACGAAGAAGAAAAGGCCGCCTGCCGTCGTATTTTTTGACGGTTTCGACATCACCAAGGAAATTCAGTACTGCATGGGGGTGGAGGATCTGGTGCGCCGCGGCATCAGCGTTCTCATCGTGGATGCGCCCGGCAACGGCGAGTCCATCCGCTTCCGCAACCTTTATCTGCGCCATGACCACGAGGTCGCAGGCGCGGCGGCGCTGGACTATCTGGAAAAACGGAAAGATGTGAACGGAAACCGCGTCGGCGTGATGGCCATCAGCCTGGGCGGCTACTACGCCCCGCGCAACGCCAGCATGGAAAAGCGCTTCAAGGCCTGCCTCGCCTGGGGCGCCATCTGGGATTACGAGGACACCTGGAAGAAGCGCATCGCCGCCGGCTACAAAACCGCGCTTTCGGTTCCCGGCCACCACCTCACCTGGATTTTCAACGTCAAAACGACCGAGGAAGCGCTTGTGAAATTGAAGGGATTCAAGCTCCAGGGCGTGGTGCAGAAGATGAAGTGTCCCTTCCTCCTCGTCCACGGCGAGGACGACCAGCAGCAGAATCTCTCCATCGCCAAAAAGCTCTACAACGCCGTGGGATCGAAGGACAAAACCCTTCGGGTCTTTACCGGCAAGGAGGGCGGCGCCCAGCACTGTCACATGGACAATCTGGCGCTCGCGGTCCCGTACATGCACGATTGGCTGAAAGAGAAGCTCAAGGCGTAG
- a CDS encoding ABC transporter permease — protein MAQGQAEIVAGTQLAEAREWPRGPSEFQLALRELLRRPPAVFGLVVLVLVLLFALVPQWFAPLDPLDQNLARYLKPPGFVDGTGKVYWFGTDQQGRDILSRVIWGARISLWVGFATVVVSGVIGVFVGLVAGYFGGIVDTIISRIIDTALAIPFILLAISLIAILGPSLQNIILVIALRTWIVYARVIRGEVLSHKENEYVTGAKAIGCRTPRILGLYILPNVLSSTIVIATLYLGRMIIIESALSFLGLGVPPPTPTWGGMLSDGRSFLDTAWWIALFPGLALMMTVLGVNLLGDLLRDVLDPRLKRLAE, from the coding sequence ATGGCACAAGGACAGGCAGAAATCGTCGCCGGGACCCAGCTGGCTGAAGCGCGGGAATGGCCGCGCGGGCCCTCCGAATTCCAGCTGGCGCTTCGCGAGCTTCTCCGCCGCCCGCCCGCGGTGTTCGGTCTGGTGGTGCTGGTGCTGGTCCTGCTTTTCGCCCTCGTGCCGCAGTGGTTCGCTCCCCTCGATCCGCTCGACCAGAATCTGGCCCGCTATCTCAAGCCGCCCGGCTTTGTGGACGGCACGGGGAAAGTCTATTGGTTCGGCACCGACCAGCAGGGAAGGGACATTCTCAGCCGGGTGATCTGGGGGGCCCGCATTTCGCTGTGGGTGGGTTTCGCCACGGTGGTTGTGAGCGGCGTCATCGGCGTTTTCGTCGGCCTGGTCGCGGGCTACTTCGGCGGCATCGTGGATACCATCATCAGCCGGATCATTGATACGGCCCTGGCGATACCCTTTATCCTCCTGGCCATCAGCCTGATCGCCATTCTGGGTCCAAGCCTGCAGAACATTATCCTGGTCATCGCGCTGCGGACTTGGATTGTCTATGCGCGGGTGATCCGCGGCGAGGTGCTCTCCCACAAGGAAAACGAATACGTGACCGGTGCGAAGGCGATCGGCTGCCGGACCCCGCGCATCCTCGGCTTGTATATTCTGCCGAACGTTCTCTCCTCCACCATCGTCATCGCCACGCTCTATCTCGGGCGGATGATCATCATCGAGTCGGCGCTTTCTTTTCTCGGACTCGGGGTGCCGCCGCCGACGCCGACGTGGGGCGGGATGCTTTCGGACGGACGCTCCTTCCTTGATACCGCCTGGTGGATTGCGCTCTTTCCCGGATTGGCACTGATGATGACGGTGCTGGGGGTCAACCTGCTGGGCGATCTGCTCCGCGATGTGCTCGATCCGCGCCTGAAAAGACTGGCGGAGTAA
- a CDS encoding alpha/beta hydrolase: MPEAPANTNWFTYFPKDFRWSAAVCGMLTAARWGTSEIGEVDQVCRRLEKDLGDDARWFREWVKMAEKVRALALKEERKGHNLSAASHYKRACNYYQMAERFRTPKDKKAIDAFKKSLDCFNRFIRLTDWPRIERVEVPFEKGKKLPGYFVHAENTKKSKPPVVVFFDGLDITKELQYMRGVEDLVRRGMSCLVMDGPGTGEAIRLRKIYLRYDYEAAGSAALDYLETRKDVNAKKAGIMAVSLGGYYAPRIASMEKRYKACVAWGAIWDYYAVWKKRIDNSFKTELSVPGHHITWILNAKTMKEALEKLDGFRLDGVVQKMRCPFLLTHGIDDKQIPLKDAQALFKAVGSKDKTFKLFTVAEGGSQHCQRDNLSLGTTYMFDWLKEKLGA, translated from the coding sequence ATGCCGGAAGCACCTGCCAACACCAACTGGTTTACGTATTTCCCGAAAGACTTCCGGTGGTCGGCCGCCGTTTGCGGAATGCTCACCGCCGCGAGATGGGGGACCAGCGAAATCGGCGAGGTCGATCAGGTGTGCCGCCGTCTGGAGAAGGATCTCGGCGATGATGCCCGCTGGTTCCGCGAATGGGTCAAGATGGCGGAAAAGGTCCGCGCGCTGGCCCTGAAAGAAGAGCGGAAAGGACACAATCTCTCCGCCGCCTCCCATTACAAGCGGGCCTGCAACTACTACCAGATGGCCGAGCGCTTCCGGACGCCCAAGGATAAAAAAGCGATCGACGCCTTCAAAAAGTCGCTTGACTGCTTTAACCGCTTTATCCGGCTGACCGATTGGCCCCGCATCGAGCGCGTCGAGGTCCCCTTCGAGAAAGGCAAGAAGCTTCCCGGTTATTTCGTCCATGCCGAAAACACGAAAAAGTCGAAACCGCCGGTCGTCGTCTTTTTCGACGGCCTCGACATCACGAAAGAGCTTCAGTACATGCGGGGGGTGGAGGACCTCGTGCGGCGGGGGATGAGCTGCCTCGTCATGGACGGTCCCGGGACCGGCGAGGCCATCCGCCTGCGGAAAATCTACCTCCGCTACGACTACGAGGCGGCCGGCTCCGCGGCGCTCGATTACCTCGAAACGCGCAAAGACGTGAACGCCAAAAAAGCGGGCATCATGGCCGTCAGCCTCGGCGGCTACTACGCCCCGCGGATCGCGAGCATGGAGAAACGCTACAAGGCGTGCGTCGCCTGGGGGGCCATCTGGGACTACTACGCCGTCTGGAAAAAACGGATCGATAACTCCTTCAAGACCGAGCTCTCGGTTCCCGGCCACCACATCACCTGGATTCTCAACGCCAAAACAATGAAAGAGGCGCTGGAAAAACTCGACGGCTTCCGCCTCGACGGTGTGGTGCAGAAGATGCGCTGCCCGTTCCTTTTGACGCACGGCATCGACGACAAGCAGATTCCCTTGAAGGATGCCCAGGCGCTTTTCAAGGCGGTGGGCTCGAAGGACAAGACCTTCAAGCTCTTCACCGTGGCCGAGGGCGGCTCGCAACACTGCCAACGCGACAATCTCTCGCTCGGCACCACCTACATGTTCGACTGGCTCAAAGAAAAACTCGGTGCCTGA